A region from the Campylobacter subantarcticus LMG 24377 genome encodes:
- a CDS encoding response regulator transcription factor, producing the protein MAAKILLLEDDLSLNEIISDTLNDEGFKVSCVYDAQEALDKAHEENFDLWIFDVKVPKGNGFKVLKELRESSKNTPAIFLTSLSMLDNVKEGFSSGCDDYIKKPFDIDELIIRVKNIIKRNFHHQKEDLITLNPDKNISFDLINKTLYQDKNIINLTNKEKELLALLLKKRPHFVSLESIFEAIWNLDEEPVIMSLRVYIKNLRKILGKDLIINQRNIGYAIRLENEK; encoded by the coding sequence ATGGCGGCAAAAATCTTACTTTTAGAAGATGATTTAAGCTTAAATGAAATTATAAGCGATACTCTAAATGATGAGGGTTTTAAAGTCTCTTGTGTGTATGATGCACAAGAGGCACTTGATAAAGCCCATGAAGAAAATTTTGATCTTTGGATTTTTGATGTTAAAGTCCCTAAAGGCAATGGCTTTAAAGTGTTAAAAGAACTTAGAGAAAGCTCTAAAAATACCCCTGCAATTTTTCTAACCTCTTTATCCATGCTTGATAACGTGAAAGAAGGGTTTTCATCAGGTTGTGATGATTATATTAAAAAGCCTTTTGATATCGATGAGTTGATTATTCGCGTTAAAAATATCATTAAAAGAAATTTTCATCACCAAAAAGAAGATTTAATCACACTTAATCCTGACAAAAACATCTCTTTTGATCTAATCAATAAAACCCTTTATCAAGATAAAAACATCATCAACCTTACCAACAAAGAAAAAGAACTCTTAGCATTACTTTTAAAAAAACGCCCTCATTTTGTAAGCTTAGAAAGCATTTTTGAAGCAATTTGGAATTTAGATGAAGAACCTGTGATCATGAGTCTTAGAGTATATATAAAAAATTTAAGAAAAATTCTCGGTAAAGATCTTATCATCAACCAAAGGAATATCGGATATGCTATTAGGCTAGAAAATGAAAAGTGA
- a CDS encoding sensor histidine kinase produces the protein MKSENFNHTILKILALYIITSGVFLTIFFITFYQKEANFIRLNQITHSYTHFNYILQNIIEARHERSFLSSEDFVYLSKKLSTQFAIIAEDQVIFSNLSFSALDILKQLKKNNYIYNQNQRLFIDFLRIRNLDTYVDIKNIKKPRHHSHFLKHRNIYIIIETNDLGFKKEQYRKDNYNNLDTKDFASELWKLKLKTIFYALICISILAAITYVLLSLVFKNIKEQFQALNDFIKDTTHEINTPLSVILASIKKFDDTHLDPNNIKKFNHIKLASKNLNHIYQNLIALNFFIQKENTKEDIKLKELIEQRLEYFESLISQKNLIIEKELLEQNFHANKEEIQILFDNLLSNAIKYTNTHKKIYISLQQNMLSIKDEGQGMNTKEIAQIFTRYKRFNQDQGGFGIGLNLVKQIADKNNINIKVISKENKGSEFILSWQG, from the coding sequence ATGAAAAGTGAAAATTTCAACCATACGATTTTAAAGATTTTAGCACTATACATCATTACAAGCGGTGTATTTTTAACGATTTTTTTCATTACCTTTTATCAAAAGGAAGCTAATTTCATACGGTTAAATCAAATCACCCACTCTTATACTCATTTTAACTATATCTTGCAAAATATCATCGAAGCAAGACACGAAAGAAGCTTTTTAAGCTCGGAAGACTTTGTATATCTTTCCAAAAAACTTAGCACGCAATTTGCCATCATTGCAGAAGATCAAGTCATTTTTAGCAATCTAAGTTTTAGCGCTCTAGATATTTTAAAACAACTGAAAAAAAATAATTATATTTACAATCAAAACCAACGATTATTTATAGATTTTTTAAGAATTCGAAATCTTGACACCTATGTTGATATCAAAAATATTAAAAAACCAAGACACCATTCTCATTTTTTAAAACATAGAAATATTTACATCATTATTGAAACCAATGATCTTGGATTTAAAAAAGAACAATACCGCAAAGACAATTACAACAACCTAGACACCAAAGACTTTGCTAGCGAACTTTGGAAGTTAAAATTAAAAACCATCTTTTATGCACTTATTTGCATTAGTATACTTGCCGCTATCACTTATGTATTGCTTTCATTGGTGTTTAAAAATATCAAAGAACAATTCCAAGCACTTAATGATTTCATTAAAGACACCACACATGAAATCAACACGCCTTTAAGTGTGATTTTAGCAAGTATTAAAAAATTTGATGATACTCATTTAGATCCTAATAACATCAAAAAATTTAATCATATCAAACTAGCAAGTAAAAACCTTAATCATATTTATCAAAACCTCATCGCCTTAAATTTTTTCATTCAAAAAGAAAACACCAAAGAAGATATCAAACTAAAAGAATTAATCGAACAAAGACTAGAGTATTTTGAAAGCTTAATCTCTCAAAAAAATCTAATCATAGAAAAGGAATTATTAGAGCAAAATTTCCATGCCAATAAAGAAGAAATTCAAATTTTATTTGACAATCTCTTAAGTAATGCTATAAAATACACCAATACTCATAAAAAAATTTACATTTCTTTACAGCAAAATATGCTTAGTATTAAAGATGAGGGTCAAGGTATGAATACTAAAGAAATAGCTCAAATTTTTACACGCTATAAACGCTTTAATCAAGATCAAGGCGGTTTTGGTATAGGCTTAAATTTAGTCAAGCAAATTGCAGATAAAAACAATATCAACATAAAAGTAATAAGCAAGGAAAATAAAGGAAGTGAATTTATACTTTCTTGGCAAGGATAA
- a CDS encoding MlaD family protein: protein MENKANYILIGVFVSVLFFISLYFIIWYGNLKDEKSFKYYEIYMEESVAGLSVKAPVKFLGVDVGSVENISIDSSSKQLRVKILVKLDSNLVVKTDTYASLQIQGITGFKFIQLAGGSEEASVLKTNGDVYPIIKSKVSFFTNIDKQANNLLELINVSKVKLENLLNDKNLKNIEQILQNSSDLFAYLNANTPIFLENLSKTSSKLGKSSDDFSIFLNNANSQLNELNKSRMLLNENLDILRVLFLDFTQLLKNLKQNPSDVIYKDKAIQYAPGE from the coding sequence ATGGAGAATAAAGCAAATTATATTTTGATTGGAGTTTTTGTTAGTGTATTATTTTTTATCAGTTTGTATTTTATAATTTGGTATGGAAATTTAAAAGATGAGAAATCTTTTAAATATTATGAAATCTATATGGAAGAATCAGTCGCAGGGCTTAGTGTAAAAGCTCCAGTTAAATTTTTAGGAGTTGATGTTGGTAGTGTTGAAAATATTAGCATAGATAGCTCAAGCAAGCAGTTAAGAGTAAAAATTTTAGTCAAACTTGATTCAAATTTAGTAGTTAAAACAGATACTTATGCAAGCCTGCAAATTCAAGGTATAACAGGCTTTAAATTTATTCAGCTTGCAGGGGGTAGCGAAGAGGCTAGTGTTTTAAAAACAAATGGCGATGTTTATCCTATTATAAAATCAAAAGTAAGTTTTTTTACGAATATAGATAAGCAAGCAAATAATCTTTTAGAACTTATTAATGTTTCAAAAGTTAAGTTAGAAAATCTTTTGAATGATAAAAATTTAAAAAACATAGAACAAATTTTACAAAATTCATCCGATCTTTTTGCGTATTTAAATGCTAATACACCGATTTTTTTAGAAAATTTAAGTAAAACAAGCTCTAAACTTGGTAAAAGTTCAGATGATTTTTCAATTTTTTTAAACAATGCTAATAGTCAACTTAATGAACTCAATAAAAGCAGAATGCTTTTAAATGAAAATTTAGATATTTTAAGAGTTTTATTTTTAGACTTTACTCAATTATTAAAAAATTTAAAGCAAAATCCTTCAGATGTAATTTATAAAGATAAAGCCATTCAATATGCCCCAGGAGAATAA
- a CDS encoding class I SAM-dependent methyltransferase: MQNDDYILDIACGNGNFSAYMHKKYNINVYTFDYSDQIIKLAKIKKFLHKIHFKP; the protein is encoded by the coding sequence ATACAAAATGATGATTATATTTTAGATATTGCTTGTGGAAATGGAAATTTTTCCGCCTATATGCATAAAAAATATAACATCAATGTTTATACTTTTGACTATAGCGATCAAATAATAAAACTAGCAAAGATAAAAAAATTTTTACACAAAATTCATTTTAAACCATAG
- the ung gene encoding uracil-DNA glycosylase — translation MEIYLDQIKIEPSWKEFLKDEFLKPYFLEIKSHYIQAFHAKKTIYPPAHLTFNAFNLAPLKDLKIILLGQDPYHNPNQAMGLSFSVPNGVKIPPSLLNIYKELQDDLNIPMAKHGDLSKWAKQGVLLLNSILSVEANKPTSHAHFGWQKFTDAVISKLSDEKEDLIFLLWGNYAKNKKSLINTQKHYILEAAHPSPLARNAFLGCKHFSQSNIILSKLSKTPIDWDLNS, via the coding sequence ATGGAAATTTATTTAGATCAGATCAAAATCGAACCATCATGGAAAGAATTTCTAAAAGATGAATTCTTAAAACCATATTTTTTAGAAATCAAATCTCATTATATTCAAGCATTTCATGCAAAAAAAACCATCTATCCGCCTGCTCATTTAACTTTTAATGCTTTTAACCTTGCCCCATTAAAAGATCTAAAAATCATACTTTTAGGGCAAGATCCTTACCACAATCCAAATCAAGCTATGGGATTAAGCTTTAGCGTGCCAAATGGAGTGAAAATTCCACCTTCTTTGCTTAATATCTACAAAGAATTGCAAGATGATTTAAACATCCCTATGGCAAAGCATGGTGATTTAAGCAAATGGGCAAAACAGGGGGTTTTGCTTTTAAATTCTATCTTAAGTGTAGAAGCTAACAAACCTACCTCGCACGCTCATTTTGGGTGGCAAAAATTTACCGATGCAGTTATATCAAAACTTAGCGATGAAAAAGAAGATTTGATATTTTTACTTTGGGGAAATTATGCTAAAAATAAAAAATCCTTAATCAATACACAAAAACATTATATCTTAGAAGCAGCACACCCTTCTCCATTGGCAAGAAATGCTTTTTTGGGCTGTAAACACTTCTCCCAAAGCAATATCATTTTATCAAAACTTTCTAAAACGCCGATTGATTGGGATTTAAACTCTTGA
- a CDS encoding flagellar FLiS export co-chaperone yields the protein MRDELEILQKHLGQVGSSIEGANLKHQTQKFSEDITDANDFVGALQILDSSLKKISKILEDKNYEDVQDKVLIASESLKIVDNCSFLGNALFDNNYNVNVGSKAFAFEIYNPLKILETSDYEGMKAYIEDKREEIASMLSELAVAIASYSPSQSFGGTSFDSMGDFDFTKLFK from the coding sequence ATGAGAGATGAATTAGAAATCTTACAAAAACATTTAGGACAAGTAGGTTCTAGTATAGAAGGTGCAAATTTAAAACACCAAACACAAAAATTTAGCGAAGATATCACCGATGCAAATGATTTTGTAGGTGCGTTGCAAATTTTAGATTCTTCTTTGAAAAAAATTTCAAAAATTTTAGAAGATAAAAATTATGAAGATGTACAAGATAAAGTATTGATCGCAAGTGAAAGCTTAAAGATAGTAGATAATTGTTCTTTTTTGGGTAATGCTTTATTTGATAATAATTATAATGTCAATGTTGGCTCAAAGGCATTTGCGTTTGAAATTTATAATCCTTTGAAAATTTTAGAAACAAGCGACTATGAAGGTATGAAAGCTTATATTGAAGATAAAAGAGAAGAAATTGCTTCTATGCTTTCAGAACTTGCAGTGGCTATTGCTAGTTATAGTCCAAGCCAAAGTTTTGGTGGAACAAGTTTTGATTCTATGGGCGATTTTGATTTTACTAAACTTTTTAAATAA
- a CDS encoding superoxide dismutase (Cu/Zn), with translation MKKIILGSLLASSFLFGANLENFNPKAQKEHLLIKMQVLDKKANKDAGEIVAVQTPYGVAFYPNLQGLESGIHGFHVHANADCGATDKGLGMKAGGHWDPEKTDAHSSPWDDKGHKGDLPPLYVEKDGKATNPVLAPKIKTLDELKNHALMIHFGGDNHSDHPAALGGGGARMACGVIH, from the coding sequence ATGAAAAAAATCATACTAGGTTCATTACTAGCATCAAGCTTTTTATTTGGGGCAAATTTAGAAAATTTTAATCCAAAAGCGCAAAAAGAACATTTACTTATCAAAATGCAAGTTCTTGACAAAAAAGCAAATAAAGATGCAGGAGAAATCGTAGCAGTGCAAACCCCTTATGGAGTAGCATTTTACCCAAATCTTCAAGGTTTAGAAAGTGGAATTCATGGCTTTCATGTACATGCAAATGCAGATTGTGGAGCAACCGACAAAGGTCTAGGAATGAAAGCAGGAGGACACTGGGATCCTGAAAAAACTGACGCACACTCAAGCCCATGGGATGATAAAGGTCATAAAGGTGATTTACCACCACTTTATGTTGAAAAAGATGGAAAAGCAACTAATCCTGTATTAGCACCAAAGATCAAAACCCTTGATGAATTAAAAAACCATGCTTTAATGATACATTTTGGCGGGGATAATCACAGTGATCACCCAGCTGCACTTGGTGGAGGTGGTGCTAGAATGGCTTGTGGAGTTATTCACTAA
- the mutY gene encoding A/G-specific adenine glycosylase — MQKIHENILKWYDQNGRKDLPWRILHDQYKKYAKVDDLERLKHIDIAYAVYVSEIMLQQTQVKSVLQNYYFQFLVQFPSLKILALSSEDEVLKAWQGLGYYTRARNLYQCAKICMQKWGAKLPADVEKLQTLPGIGEYTAGAIACFGFLQAQAFVDANIKRVLSRFYSLQNPNSKLLMQKAKELLNHKNPFEHNQALLDIGALLCLPKNVKCKLCPLEEFCSGKNEYEKFHTSKKIQYQNITLDILIVQKNQYFLLEQSKEKLYFNLYNFLTYKGEKNASYLGEFKHTYTKYKINARVYFLKDDQFKDQGFKAVLDKELEQLTLSKLAVKAFEIYKKSVDAV, encoded by the coding sequence ATGCAAAAAATTCACGAAAATATCTTAAAGTGGTATGATCAAAATGGTAGGAAAGATCTGCCTTGGCGTATTTTACATGATCAGTATAAAAAGTATGCTAAGGTAGATGACTTAGAAAGATTAAAGCATATTGACATAGCATATGCTGTTTATGTAAGTGAAATTATGTTGCAACAAACTCAAGTGAAAAGTGTTTTGCAAAATTATTATTTTCAATTTTTAGTTCAATTTCCTTCTTTAAAAATTCTTGCATTATCTAGTGAAGATGAGGTTTTGAAAGCTTGGCAAGGACTTGGCTACTACACTAGAGCTAGAAATTTGTATCAATGTGCAAAAATTTGTATGCAAAAATGGGGCGCAAAATTACCAGCAGATGTTGAAAAGTTACAAACTCTTCCTGGCATTGGAGAGTATACAGCAGGCGCTATAGCTTGTTTTGGATTTTTGCAAGCTCAAGCTTTTGTAGATGCAAATATCAAAAGAGTTTTGAGTAGATTTTATAGCTTGCAAAATCCAAACTCTAAACTTTTAATGCAAAAAGCAAAAGAGTTGTTAAACCATAAAAATCCATTTGAACATAATCAAGCTTTACTAGATATAGGCGCTTTGCTGTGTTTGCCTAAAAATGTAAAGTGTAAACTTTGTCCTTTAGAGGAGTTTTGTAGCGGAAAAAATGAGTATGAAAAATTCCATACAAGCAAAAAAATTCAATACCAAAACATCACTTTAGATATTTTAATAGTTCAAAAAAATCAATATTTTTTATTAGAGCAAAGTAAAGAAAAATTATATTTTAACTTGTATAATTTTCTAACATACAAGGGTGAAAAAAATGCAAGTTATTTGGGCGAGTTTAAACATACTTATACAAAATACAAAATCAATGCTAGAGTGTATTTTTTAAAAGATGATCAATTTAAAGACCAGGGTTTTAAGGCAGTTTTAGATAAAGAGTTAGAGCAGCTAACGCTTTCAAAGCTTGCTGTAAAAGCTTTTGAAATTTATAAAAAGAGTGTCGATGCAGTTTGA
- a CDS encoding helix-turn-helix domain-containing protein, which yields MIFPKDLEKMSKNTVKNSLFSLCWYVKNTSTCVSQEVLFEDYALVYILNGSKSIHSMDNHFSVKQDELVFFTKNSFSIRDYLDTEGKYESIILCFKESILVEFVFKYKELILKLDTSKYNKSLFGLKADLITKSIFESFLPCIDSACVYNERLFKLKFEELFLSLLYSEDNAEFLAFLKMVLSGFKLELYQMFAYCQNDFENVASMAKFSKMDIASFSRNFKQSFGISAKEWLDNKRFEKAKFLLEFSTKNITQICHELGFNSPAWFIARYKKRYGITPKQEQKSKNLYFLSQK from the coding sequence TTGATTTTTCCAAAAGACTTAGAAAAAATGAGTAAAAATACAGTAAAAAATTCTTTATTTTCCTTGTGTTGGTATGTTAAAAATACTTCTACTTGTGTAAGTCAAGAAGTGTTGTTTGAAGATTATGCTTTGGTTTATATTTTAAATGGAAGCAAAAGTATCCATAGTATGGATAATCACTTTAGTGTGAAACAAGATGAGCTTGTATTTTTTACTAAGAACTCTTTTTCGATTCGGGATTATCTTGATACTGAAGGCAAGTACGAGTCTATTATTTTATGTTTTAAAGAAAGCATTTTGGTGGAATTTGTTTTTAAATACAAAGAATTAATCTTAAAACTAGATACATCAAAATACAATAAAAGCTTATTTGGTTTAAAAGCTGATCTTATAACAAAAAGCATATTTGAATCTTTTTTGCCTTGTATAGATAGTGCTTGTGTTTATAATGAGCGTTTGTTTAAGTTAAAATTTGAAGAATTGTTTTTGTCTTTATTATATAGTGAGGATAATGCAGAATTTCTAGCTTTTTTAAAGATGGTTTTAAGTGGTTTTAAACTAGAGCTTTATCAGATGTTTGCATATTGTCAAAATGATTTTGAAAATGTAGCTTCTATGGCAAAATTTAGCAAGATGGACATAGCAAGTTTTAGTCGTAATTTCAAGCAAAGTTTTGGCATTAGCGCAAAAGAATGGCTTGATAATAAGCGTTTTGAAAAGGCTAAATTTCTACTTGAATTTTCTACGAAAAATATTACTCAAATTTGTCATGAGCTTGGCTTTAATTCACCTGCTTGGTTTATAGCAAGATATAAAAAAAGATATGGTATTACTCCAAAACAAGAGCAAAAATCAAAAAACTTATATTTTTTATCCCAAAAATGA
- a CDS encoding ABC transporter ATP-binding protein, producing the protein MIIKAKSISTYFGSKCVHDGISFEVQDNEIFGILGGSGSGKSVLLRQMLMLEHFDKGEYEILGKRLKNISDEDALFLQKQWGVVFQYGALFSFFNILENISIPLVEYTKLNKNDIKEIVMMKLKMVGLDESVAKLYPSEISGGMKKRVAIARALALDSKLLFLDEPTSGLDPYSSREFDELLLSLKQSFKLCVILITHDKESMRNVLNRFLIIEDKKVGFLGNIEALQEQNLRLYERFMQ; encoded by the coding sequence TTGATCATAAAAGCCAAAAGTATTAGCACTTATTTTGGAAGTAAATGTGTGCATGATGGTATTAGTTTTGAAGTGCAAGATAATGAAATTTTTGGCATTTTAGGTGGTAGTGGTAGCGGTAAATCTGTGCTTTTAAGACAAATGCTAATGCTTGAGCATTTTGATAAGGGCGAGTATGAAATTTTAGGTAAGAGATTAAAAAATATAAGCGATGAAGATGCTTTGTTTTTGCAAAAACAATGGGGTGTTGTTTTTCAATATGGGGCATTGTTTAGCTTTTTTAATATCCTTGAAAATATTAGCATACCCTTGGTTGAATACACAAAGCTTAATAAAAATGACATTAAAGAAATAGTTATGATGAAGCTTAAGATGGTGGGGCTTGATGAAAGTGTAGCTAAACTTTATCCTAGTGAAATAAGCGGAGGTATGAAAAAAAGAGTAGCTATAGCCAGGGCTTTAGCGCTTGATAGTAAATTACTTTTTTTAGATGAACCAACTTCAGGGCTTGATCCTTATAGTTCAAGAGAATTTGATGAGTTGCTTTTGAGTTTAAAACAAAGTTTTAAATTGTGTGTGATTTTAATTACTCATGACAAAGAGAGTATGAGAAATGTTTTAAATCGCTTTTTGATTATAGAGGATAAAAAAGTTGGTTTTTTAGGAAATATTGAGGCTTTACAAGAGCAAAATCTAAGACTTTATGAGAGGTTTATGCAATAA
- a CDS encoding radical SAM/SPASM domain-containing protein: protein MQFEKIYIELSDICGLKCDFCPSQKAQRKLMSLENFEKICKRVHHRSKLFTFHVLGDPLRVTNLKEYLELALKYDMCIELTTSGFYLDEEKIILLLNSKNIRQINISLGAFLAQSRVDIKEYFKPILHLIFLHLEKRLDSFVNLRLWNLDRDFNPPLENEKIYHFLESTFQVSIQRQKAKNRLERHIILHQAKLFKWPSLKDEVVRENGCCHALNGQIAILSDGSLVPCCLDTQADMKLGNCFEDDFNELLKSPLYTQLKEGFKQGVLKAELCKRCEFLQAKN, encoded by the coding sequence ATGCAGTTTGAAAAAATCTATATAGAACTAAGCGATATTTGTGGATTAAAATGCGATTTTTGTCCTAGTCAAAAAGCACAGCGTAAACTCATGAGTTTAGAAAATTTTGAAAAAATTTGTAAAAGAGTACATCATCGCTCTAAGCTTTTTACTTTTCATGTATTAGGAGATCCTTTAAGGGTGACAAATTTAAAAGAGTATTTAGAGCTTGCATTAAAATATGATATGTGTATTGAGTTAACTACGAGCGGGTTTTACCTAGATGAAGAAAAAATTATCTTGCTTTTAAATTCAAAAAATATTAGGCAAATTAATATTTCCTTAGGAGCTTTTTTAGCGCAAAGTAGAGTAGATATAAAGGAATATTTTAAGCCTATTTTGCATTTGATTTTTTTGCACTTGGAGAAAAGATTAGATTCTTTTGTGAATTTAAGACTTTGGAATTTAGATCGTGATTTTAACCCACCTTTAGAAAATGAAAAAATTTATCATTTTTTAGAGTCGACTTTTCAGGTTTCCATTCAAAGACAAAAAGCAAAAAATCGCTTAGAAAGGCATATTATTTTACACCAAGCTAAGCTTTTTAAATGGCCTTCTTTAAAAGATGAGGTTGTTAGAGAGAATGGGTGTTGTCACGCTTTAAATGGACAAATTGCCATATTAAGCGATGGGAGTTTGGTGCCTTGTTGTTTAGATACTCAAGCAGATATGAAGCTTGGCAATTGTTTTGAAGATGATTTTAATGAGCTTTTAAAATCTCCTTTGTATACACAGCTAAAAGAAGGATTTAAACAAGGAGTTTTAAAAGCAGAGCTTTGTAAAAGATGTGAGTTTTTGCAAGCTAAAAACTGA
- a CDS encoding ABC-type transport auxiliary lipoprotein family protein, whose protein sequence is MKFLYTSLIAIFFSACSLINPSQTLPANKYFSINLEKLEQSQNKMKNSTIIVSLPKGLAYTNEIFYKKNHVINAYAYHFWKQNPALMIKDFLEFHLQDLNAFKAVLNQDSLASADYVLESKVDILEQDFSDEVHSKIKLGINLNWVHINTKKLLASEYFYYEKKLTDNAPEVLIQNYNELFMLFAKDFRLWISQNLE, encoded by the coding sequence ATGAAATTTTTATATACTAGTTTAATAGCTATTTTTTTTAGTGCTTGTTCTTTAATTAATCCAAGTCAAACTTTGCCTGCAAATAAATATTTTAGTATTAATTTAGAAAAGTTAGAGCAAAGTCAAAATAAAATGAAAAATTCTACTATCATAGTTTCTTTACCTAAGGGCTTAGCTTATACTAATGAAATTTTTTATAAAAAAAATCATGTTATTAATGCTTATGCTTATCATTTTTGGAAACAAAACCCCGCGTTGATGATAAAAGATTTTTTAGAGTTTCACTTGCAAGATTTAAATGCATTTAAAGCAGTATTAAATCAAGATAGCCTAGCAAGTGCTGATTATGTTTTAGAAAGTAAGGTGGATATATTAGAGCAAGATTTTAGCGATGAGGTGCATTCTAAAATAAAATTAGGTATTAATTTAAATTGGGTGCATATTAATACTAAAAAACTCTTGGCTAGTGAATATTTTTATTATGAAAAAAAATTAACCGACAATGCGCCTGAAGTTTTGATCCAAAATTACAATGAGCTTTTTATGCTATTTGCTAAAGATTTTAGGCTTTGGATTAGTCAAAATTTGGAATAA
- a CDS encoding DUF1104 domain-containing protein, producing the protein MKKTMKLLIASSLIASFAFGADFSKKSNEEILNLAKNVSAQDQADLVIEMKKRMNEMKYKDARNFQQQFRTNLQENLSKLSPQERSQRKVVVQDDMQKLTDTMSGKEIRELNLHYHGKGLHSSTHKKHHEHKTHHENCMMR; encoded by the coding sequence ATGAAAAAAACCATGAAGTTACTAATTGCTAGTTCGCTAATTGCTTCATTTGCTTTTGGCGCTGATTTTTCTAAAAAAAGCAATGAAGAAATTTTAAATCTTGCAAAAAATGTAAGCGCACAAGATCAAGCCGATCTAGTCATAGAAATGAAAAAAAGAATGAATGAGATGAAATACAAAGATGCAAGAAATTTCCAACAACAATTTAGAACCAACTTGCAAGAAAATCTTTCTAAGCTCTCTCCACAAGAAAGAAGCCAAAGAAAGGTTGTAGTCCAAGATGATATGCAAAAACTAACTGATACAATGAGTGGAAAAGAAATAAGAGAACTAAATCTACATTACCATGGCAAAGGTTTGCATAGTTCAACTCACAAAAAACATCATGAGCACAAAACACACCATGAAAACTGCATGATGAGATAA
- a CDS encoding SIMPL domain-containing protein, with the protein MKSFLKGLGLGLLCLILFVLGVVFNTEFLGLKNHDKQNIEFSRNIEVSNEIMPNIFNATLNFSASKELSEKTLISNEEKSYIAQTFKEISDRIAKEHYCKGGSYTLEPSYNYHQGNKTLNGYRLYSNFTCQIPQNKSKDYENLVKDIENISTTNTLISFNTKALKAGFDEMILETNKENLYDLALKKAFEKAQYYSKSLAKSCTMKNIHFDNDGTKYRSPNLSASADSIVLPIVQSEKQSLKANVLFVCY; encoded by the coding sequence ATGAAAAGTTTTTTAAAAGGTTTAGGGCTAGGACTACTTTGCTTGATATTATTTGTTCTAGGAGTAGTTTTTAATACAGAATTTTTAGGTTTAAAAAACCATGATAAACAAAATATAGAATTTTCAAGAAACATCGAAGTATCTAATGAAATTATGCCAAATATCTTTAATGCTACTTTAAATTTTAGCGCAAGTAAAGAACTTAGTGAAAAAACTCTCATTTCTAATGAAGAAAAAAGCTACATCGCTCAAACTTTTAAAGAAATCTCAGATCGTATTGCAAAAGAGCATTATTGCAAGGGCGGAAGCTACACTTTAGAGCCAAGCTACAATTATCATCAGGGTAATAAAACTTTAAATGGATATAGATTATATTCTAACTTCACTTGTCAAATTCCACAAAATAAAAGCAAAGACTATGAAAACCTTGTAAAAGATATAGAAAACATTAGCACTACTAACACACTCATTTCTTTTAACACCAAAGCCTTGAAAGCTGGTTTTGATGAGATGATTTTAGAAACAAATAAAGAAAATTTATACGATCTTGCACTAAAAAAAGCTTTTGAAAAGGCTCAGTATTATTCTAAAAGCCTAGCAAAATCCTGCACAATGAAAAATATACATTTTGACAATGATGGCACCAAATACCGCAGTCCTAATTTATCAGCAAGTGCAGATAGCATTGTGTTGCCTATTGTGCAAAGTGAAAAACAAAGCTTAAAAGCCAATGTGCTTTTTGTTTGTTATTAA